In Pseudomonas oryzihabitans, the DNA window CAAGGCCGAAGGCGACAGCATCACCAAGGGCGACGAGGTGCTCGACGTCGAGACCGACAAGATCAGCAGCAGCGTCGAGGCGCCCTTCTCCGGCACCCTGCGCCGCTGCCTGGCGCGGGAGGACGAGACCCTGGCGGTAGGCGCCCTGCTGGCCATCGTGGTGGAAGGCGAAGCCAGCGACGCCGAGATCGAGGCGGTGATCGCGCGCTTCCAGGAAGACTTCGTACCCGGTGGCGAAGACGCCGCCGACGCCGGTCCCCAGGCGCAGCGCATCGAGCTCGACGGCCGGCCGCTGCGCTATCTGGAACGCGGCGAAGGCGGCCTGCCGCTGGTGCTGATCCACGGCTTCTCCGGCGATCTGGACAACTGGCTGTTCAACCACCAGGCCCTGGCCGCCGAACGCCGGGTGGTCGCCCTGGACCTGCCGGGCCATGGTCAGTCCGGCAAGGGCCTCGCCACCGGGGACCTTGCCGAGCTAGGCGCTGCGGTGCTGGCTCTGCTCGACCATCTGGACATCCGCCGCGCCGTGCTCGTCGGCCACTCCATGGGCGGCGCCGTCGCCCTGCAGCTGGCGCAGACGGCGCCACAGCGGGTTGCCGGCCTGGTGCTGATCGGCAGCGCCGGGCTGGGCCAGGACATCAATGGCGCCTACCTGGAAGGCTTCGTCGCCGCCACCAG includes these proteins:
- a CDS encoding acetoin dehydrogenase dihydrolipoyllysine-residue acetyltransferase subunit; translated protein: MSQIHTLTMPKWGLSMSEGRVNAWLKAEGDSITKGDEVLDVETDKISSSVEAPFSGTLRRCLAREDETLAVGALLAIVVEGEASDAEIEAVIARFQEDFVPGGEDAADAGPQAQRIELDGRPLRYLERGEGGLPLVLIHGFSGDLDNWLFNHQALAAERRVVALDLPGHGQSGKGLATGDLAELGAAVLALLDHLDIRRAVLVGHSMGGAVALQLAQTAPQRVAGLVLIGSAGLGQDINGAYLEGFVAATSRNQLKGPVSLLFSDPGLVTRPLLEDLLKYKRLEGVDQALNRLAGTLFPNGQQAQVLRQVLEGDLPALVIWGKADAIIPVQHAQGLPETVQVEILEGQGHMVQMEAADRVNALIQAFLPRCER